The sequence TTGCAGCAACAGGCCAAAGCTGTTGGTTTGGAAAACAAATGGGATGATGTAAAGGAAATGTATGCTGTCGTGAACCAAATGTTTGGTGACATTGTTAAAGTGACGCCTTCTTCCAAAGTTGTGGGCGATATGGCTTTGTTCATGGTTCAAAATAAATTGACCGAAAAAGATGTCTATGAAAAAGGGATGGAGATTGATTTCCCTGAATCGGTTATTAGTTTGTTCATGGGAGATTTAGGACAACCTACTGGCGGTTTTCCAGAAAAACTACAAAAAATCGTTTTAAAAGGCAAACAACCTATCACGGTTCGACCAGGAAGTTTAGCAAAATCGGTTGACTTTGAAAAGACAAAAAAAGAATTAGCGGACAAAATAGGACAAGAACCATCAAACGAAGACGTGCTTAGTTACATCATGTATCCAGAAGTCTTTTTAGATTACCGTAATAATTATGAACAATTTGGTGATGTGACGGTGTTAGATACGGTAACGTTCTTCCATGGTATGCGAACAGGGGAATCGATTGAAGTTCAAATTGAAAAAGGAAAAACTCTTATTATCAAATTGAATCAAATCGGTGAGCCGGATTCGGAAGGAAATCGTATTATTTACTTTGACTTAAATGGACAAGGCAGAGAAGTAGTTGTAAAAGATTTTAGCATTACAAGTACAGCCGCAGTCCGTAGAAAAGCTGAACCAACGAACAAAGAGCATATCGGAGCAACCATGCCAGGTTCAGTTATCGAAGTATTAGTAGCAAAAGGAGACCGTGTTAGCCAAGGAGAACCTATTGTTATTACTGAAGCAATGAAAATGGAAACGACTATCAAAGCTAATTTCGATGGAGTCATTGATCAAATTTATGTGGAGTCAGGCGACGTAATTGAAACAGGCGACTTATTGATTGAAATGATTGCAAAATAAGCTCTTAAGAAACTAGCAAGGAGGCCAATAGGATGAAAACTATTTTGAGAGCTCTACCCATTTTTATTCTCTTGATGATGTTAATATACTGGGTTCCTCAAATCGCATCCAACAGTCCTTCTGAAATCATTACACAAAAAACTAAACTGCAAGAGGTTAAAAAAGAAAGCAATTCTAATCAATCAACTCTTCTTAAACAAGATACTCTCCCTGAAGCAGGAATGGGAGAGTACATGGGAAAAGCGATTGAGACTATTCAAGAAAAATATGGTGAACCTTTGCGGATCGACCAAACAGCCTATGGATATGACTGGTGGGTCTACGGAGAAGATGAGCAAGATTATTTTCAAATAGGAGTTTCTCACGAAGGCAAAATTACAAACGTCTTTGTCTTAGGTTCTCAATTAGACGTCTCTCCTTTTCAAATAGGAATGGACGTTACTGAAATTTACCAAATCGCTATGTTTTATCCCACGTTCTCTATTGATTATCAAGAAGAAACGTACATGCTTGAATTATCGGAAAATGATTTGAATTTCCATCCTTTAATTTCTTTCGAAAATCAAACATTTGCTATCTTGATGGTTGACCGGAAAACAAATGAAGTGAATGCTGTGCGCTATTTAGATAAACGTTCTTTATTACAACTAGGTGTTTACGAAATTGCTTCGCAAACGCCGGTGCCTCCTGTAAAGCATCAAGATGAAGAACTAAATGATATTTACGCAAGCAATCACCGAGAAATTTTAGAAATACTCAATAACTTGCGGCAGCGTTATGAGATTCCAGAACTCGTTTATAGTGAAGAACTCTCATCAATTGCAGATAGTGTTTTTTCTTATCAAGAAAAACTTTACGCTGCTGATTTACTTGAGAAGGACAATGCTGAAGTTCAGAAACAACTAGATGAAGAAAAATCGTCTAGCGAAGGAACACTTGATGATGATTCGGAAATTGAAGCGTTTATTGAAGAAGACGCAACAACTGAAGAAACTCAATTGGGTGATTATCCGCCATTAACAAGCGAGCAGATTCAAATGAAGTTGGAAATGGAACAAGTTAAAGTAGCTGATACTCGTGTTTTATATTTTGACCAATCGGCTGATTCTACTTGGCTGACGACTTTTTGGTTCAGTCTAGAGAATCAGCGTAGATTATTAACGGATCCGGAAATGAAGCGTTTTGGAATTTCATTTCGTAGTCAAGAAGTTCTTTTGATGCTAGATAAAGAAGCAGAAAATAGTGAGTGAACAGGGAATGCTTTTCAGAGTAAAAAGGAAAGAACGAGGATTGCATAAGGAGGGTGGATATGGAGTTAGTTCTGAATGAACGTCAAGGCTTGATTGTGTGGGTCTACAGTTTAAGGCATTTAAAAACATTAAAACGATTTGGTCTTATTCATTATGTATCAAAAAAAATGAAATACGTTGTTATTTACATCAACCGTTCAGATATGGAAATGACAGAAAAGAAAATCAAAGAATTACATTTTGTTCGACAAGTAGAACCCTCTTACAGACCACTGATCAATATGGATTTTAAAGAGACTCTCGAAAAAATAGCTCCTAGAAAAGAGGCTGAGGGTGTAGTAGAAATCAAGGAAGATCCCTTGGCAATTAATGACATGTCTGATAGAAAATAAGAGCAGTTAAAAGGGTGATAGCAACTATCACCCTTTTTTAGAGAAAAAATTAGTGGAAAAGGAACGGTGTTAGATGAGAGTGATTTCAGGCGAGTATGGCGGAAGAAAATTAAAAGCAGTTCCTGGTATAAATACGAGACCGACAACTGATAAAGTAAAAGAATCATTGTTTAATATTATTGGTCCTTATTTTGACGGAGGAAACTGTTTGGATTTATTTGCTGGAAGCGGCAGTTTATCTATTGAAGCTGTCTCACGAGGATGCGACCATGCTGTTTTAGTCGATCAAAGTCCAGCAGCCATTAAAACCATCAAAGAAAATATCACGATGACAAAAGAACCAGCTAAATTTGAAGTTTTTAGAAATGATGCTAATCGAAGTATCGAAGCATTGGCCAGTAAAAAAAGAACGTTTGATTTGCTTTTTCTAGATCCGCCTTATATGGAACAAGATATTGTAAAACAAATAGAAAAAATCATGGCTGCAAATCTTTTAACAAATCAAGCATTGATTATTTGCGAAGTGGGACGAAAGGTCGATTTGCCGGTAGAAATTAACAGAGCTAAAGCATTCAGGACTGAAATTTACGGAGCTAGTAAAATTGTTATGTATCAAGTAAGTGAAGAAGGAGTCGTGGCAGATGTCTAAAGTAGCGCTTTTTCCAGGAAGTTTTGATCCGTTTACAAATGGTCATGTAGACACGGTTGAACGAGCAGCAAAAGTTTTTGACCGGGTTGTTATTGCTGTAGCAACGAATACTTCAAAAAAATCTTTATTTAATACTGGCGAAAAAATGGAATTGATCCAGCAGGCTGTTGCCCATATTGGAAATGTAGAAGTAATGGAGCACTCAGGTGGATTGACGATTTCTTTAGCCCAACAAATTGGAGCAGATGCAATGATTCGCGGTTTACGTAACATACAAGATTTTGAATATGAAATGAATATTGCCGCTATGAATAAATTACAAGATGCTGAAATTGAGACAGTCATCTTAATGGCTTCAGAAAAATACCGCTTTTTAAGTTCAAGTTTAATCAAAGAAGTGGCCTCTTTTGGAGGGGATATTTCTGAACTGGTTCCTGCTAATGTAAACCACGCTGTTAAAGAAAAATACAACAATACTGAAGCATAAAACTAGAGGTTTTATACTTTAAGCCAATCTTGTTACGTAAAGGATGAGTAAAATGAAAAAACAAACGGTTTTAAAACGAATCGGATGGGTTAGTTTAATTTTGCTGATTATTTTAGGATTTTTTTTACCGTTGCCCTACTATATTGAAGCACCTGGCTCAGCTGTTCATTTGTCTGAACTCATCGAAGTGAACAACCAGAAAGACAAAAATGCAGGAAGTTATATGCTGACAACAGTTTCGATTAGGCAAGCGACCCCTTTAACATACTGGATGAAATATTTGCCCTTTCATGAAGGAGTAACTGAAGAAGAACTTTTTGGAATGACGACTACGAGTGAAGAATACGATAACTTGCAAAAGTATTATATGGACAGTTCAATTAATGCAGCAATCGAATTAGCTTATCAAACAGCTGGAGAAACGTATACATTAACGTATAACGGCATTTATGTTATGTCCATTTTGCCAGGTTCTGGTTTTGCCGGAAAGCTGGAAATCGGAGATACGGTAAGCGCTTTGGATGGACAAACATTTAAAAGCTCCGCAGAATTCATGGATTATGTCAAACAGCAAAAGATTGGGCAGGATCTAACCGTTACTTATCAGCGCGATGGCATAGCGGGCGTAGTTACTGCTCCGTTGATGGAGATGGAACAAAAGGTACCTGGCTTAGGAATCAGTTTGGTCGATCACACAACCATTGAAACGGCTATTCCCGTCATCATTAAGACAGACGAAATTGGCGGACCTTCAGCAGGTTTTATGTTTGCGTTACAAGTCTATACGCAACTGGTTGGGGAAGATTTGCGTCAAGGACAAGAGATAGCAGGGACAGGAACGATTTCTCCTGATGGAACAATTGGTCGAATCGGCGGTATTGAAAAGAAAGTGGCCGCAGCTGATAAAGAAGGAGCAACGATTTTTTTTGCACCAGATGACACCATTGACCCAGTCATCCGAAAACAGTATCCTGCTTTACAATCGAACTACCAAGAGGCATTAAAAGCCGCAGCAGAGATTGGTACAGAGATGACTGTTGTACCCGTTAAAAGCTTTCAAGATGCAATTGATTATTTAAAAGAATTGAAATAAAAGCAATAAAAAAATCCCGTTAAACCGTTTTCAGTTTAGCGGGATTTTTTTATTAAAAGTGATATTTTGGTGTTTGTTTTTTACGAACCCACCACCAGTAACCAAGAGCTGCAATACCGATTAAAATGGTTAAACCAAGCACTGTGAGAGCTAAGGTAGTATGAGCAGCTTGATTTTTAACAAAAATGCCAATCATTGCCCAAATAAAAACCGCTATTATTCCCCAGTCTTTCAAGAAATAAAGAATGCTGAAAGCCAGAACAGTTGTTAAGACAAAGAGTACATAAGTCAAGGCGAATTGAAATGAGGCACCAATCTCAATAGAAGCTACCAGCCAATAACTTAAGTTAGTGAGAGTAGCAACGATGATCCAACCAAGATAAAGGGAAATTGGCAACAACATTAATGTCGATTTATTTTTATGACGTTGCGTTTGATATAAATAAAAAATGCTTACTAATAAACCTGTAATGATCAGTAAAGCCAAACCATCGTATAAATAGTGCCAAGCAATGATCCATAGTGCATTAAATAAACAAGTAACTAGAAATCCCCCATATTGCGCATTGGACAAACGTTGCTTTTTCATGCTAAAGCTCAGCAACCATAAAAAAAGCCCAATGTAGATAACACTCCAAATACTAAAGACGTAACCAGCTGGGGTGAATAAAACAGGATATAGATTTGAAATTTCGCCGGTTTGATAGCCATTAAGCGGAAGAATATTGGCTAATGCATTGACAGTGATCATAATAGCAAATGCTAAATACATAAAAAATTGTTTTTTGACTTTCATATATACCACTCCTTTTTTTAACCATACTACAACAGACAACAAAAAAACAAAGATTAGAGATTAAAAATTAAAAGAAAGAGCATAAAAATACAGATAGTTAATAAAAGAAGAAAAGAATGAAAGGAGGCCATCTGAATGAATGTGCTGCTAAAGAAATGGAAGGAGAAGTACTGGTTAATCAGTATCATAAGTTTAGGAATAGGGATAATGATTGTATTAGGAGTTTTAGCAGCAGTCGCTTTTATGAAACCCGCTAACGTTGAAAGTACTGATGTTTTAACAAATTATTTAGAAGATTCAACTCGTTTAGAGGGTAGGGAAGAGACGGATACAAATGAGGCTGCTTCTTCAGAAGAGGGAGGAAATAAAACGGATGAGACAAAGACTATTTATGTGGATATAAAAGGTGCTGTTCATCTTCCAGGCGTGTATGAAATCCAATCAGATTTGCGGTTGATCGATGTGATTGCTTTAGCAGGCGGACTGTTGCCCACAGCAAATCAAAATGGGGTTAATATGGCACAAAAATTGGCCGACCAAATGATGATCATTATTCCTGAAACAGGAGCAGCAGAAGATGAAACAATAAATCAAACGGTTACGATCGTGACTCCTGAAGAAGCGGTCGAAGAAGCTGGCGGAAAAGTAAATCTTAACAAAGCAACGATTCAAGAATTGCAAACTTTATCCGGAATTGGTGAAAAAAAAGCTGAACGAATTTTACAATATAGGCAAGAAAATGGCTCTTTTAAAACGACAGAAGAATTAAAAGAAGTGTCCGGCATTGGCGAAAAAACATTTGAAGCATTGGAAGCTTTTATTACAGTGGGCGCTGAATAAAGTGTTTCTTGATTAAAGAGTGATTGAAAAGTAAGAAAGGCTTTTGTATACTGAATGAAATGTCAGGTAGAGAGTGATTTTATCAAGACAGGTTAAAGAAAATTAATTGGAGGAATGGTTATGATAGAAAGGATTCCGTGGGATCAATATTTTATGTCGCAAAGCTTACTACTTTCATTAAGAAGTACTTGTAAGAGATTAACAGTAGGAGCAACGATCGTCAGGGAAAAAAGAATCATTGCTGGCGGATACAATGGTTCAGTTGGTGGGGACATTCATTGTATCGATGAAGGGTGTTACGTGGTTGATGGACATTGTTTAAGAACCATTCATGCTGAAATGAATGCTATTCTACAATGTGCTAAATTTGGTGCACAAACAGAAGGAGCGGAAATTTATGTGACTCATTTTCCTTGTCTTCAATGTACTAAGATGATTCTTCAAGCAGGTATCAAAAAAATTTATTACTTAGAGGATTACCACAATAATCCTTATGCGTTAAATTTAATTGAACAAGCCCACGTTCAATGTCAAAAGGTCTCTTTACCAGAGAACTTTTTTAAGGAATTAGCGTTTTAAAACCATGCCAATCGGTAATAACTTGCTGAACTCGGACACAACAGAATGAAAGATTATTTTTTGTTTGCGGCTATTTTTTGCTTATTGGTGACCGTAACCGTTTTGACACAAGGGCATTGGCTTAGTCTATTGTTGTTGGTTCTTCTTTTTTTTAGAATATGTGCAACTCATAAACGAAACCTTCTTTTAGGTACGCTTCTTTTAGCGGTTTTTATTGCTTTCATCACTAATATTCATCAATGGACGAATCGAACAACTTTGTCATCAAACGAACAATCTTTTTTTATGAAAGTAGATACAGCTACACTGAAAATAGATGGGGATCGAGTACAGTTTTATGGAACAGTACAAGCAACTCCAACTAACCAGCAAGTATCAGAAAAGTTGGTTGTTTTTTATACGTTGTTAACCGAAACAGAAAAAATCCAATGGCAATCCTTGCCAGCTGAAGTGTTGCTTAAGATCAATGGCGAGTTGTCCGTGCCAGAAAACAATCGTAACCAATACCAATTCAATTACCGTAGTTTTTTATATCGAAAAAAAATTCATTGGATATTGAACGCAGAAACGATTGAGGAAGTACCGCAATCAGAACCATCCATTTTAGAAAGAGTCGGTTTCAAACAACTAAGGAAAGCTGTCTTAACACATATCGATCAGCGAATGACACCTAAAATAGCTAGCTATGTAAAAACGCTTCTTTTTGCAGATATAGGCGCATTAGATCAAACGATTATGCAAAACTTTAAAAATATCGGAATTGTTCACTTATTAAGCATTTCAGGTTTACATATCCAGTTTTTTTTAACGGGATTGGTTTATTGTTTCTGGCGGATAGGCGTCACTAAAGAAACGACCTTTTATTGGATGCTGCTGCTTTTGCCTTTCTATGGTAGTTTAGCTGGCTGGGGAACGAGTGTGTATCGTTCCTTGGTTATGGGATTGATCTTGCTGGCTAGTTCTCATTTCCGCTGGTCAATTTCTAGTTTAGATGTTTGGTCTTGGACGCTCCTATCTGCGTTAGTCCTCAACCCTTATCAAATCTACTCAGTCGGGTTTCAGTTAAGCTACTTATTGAGCCTGGTTTTATTGCTGCTCTCATCATCTTTTTTGAATCGCTCAAGACCAGCATTGATCACGAGTTTGATGATTTCTTTTTTGATGGTGCTGGTTTCGATTCCTATCTTATCTTTTCATTTTTTTGAGTTTTCATGGATAGGTGTGCTGACCAACTTGATTTTTGTTCCAGTGTTTACATGGGTGCTGTTACCTTTATTTATCTTGCTGTTTTTTCTATCGTTTATTTTGTTTCCTTTTCCGTTTTATCAAAGCATCTTACACGCAGTCGGCTTATTGATTGAAGCAGTTGAGTGGCTTGTCCAATGGTTCAGCAAATTTCCGTTTGCTGTGATTGTTACTGGCAGAGTACCCTTGACATTAACCGTTTTACTGACATTGTCTCTTATCTTTTTTCTTATCACGTTAGAAGCTGATCAAAAAGTTAAAAAGAAGCGAATCTATAGCGTTTTTTTAGTAGCGATGACGTTATTCGTTTTTGTCTTTTATCAAAAGTATTCACCTTTTGGCGAAGTCATTATAGTCGATGTTGGCCAAGGAGACGCTATTCTAATGAAAGATCCTTTTGGGAAAGGGCATTATTTAATGGATACTGGAGGCTCCTTGCTGTTTGAAAAAGAAAAGTGGCAGCTAAGAGAACGACAGACCACAGTTGCGAGCCGTGTATTAATACCTGTATTAAAGTCTCACGGAATCACTTCGTTGGATCAAGTCTTTATTAGCCACGGTGATGAAGACCACGCTGGCGCTTTACGTGAGCTAGCCCAGACTATCCGAGTAAAAGAATTGTTATTTCCAGCTGGAACAACACAGAAAGCTGCTTTTCGTACTACGGTCTTAGAATTGGCGGAAAAGGGAACGTTAATGCAGGAAGTTTTGGCCTCTAAGGAAAGCATCACTATGCTGAATCAGTCATTAATGGTATTGTGGCCCTTCTCGTCAGGAGCAGGGGAAAACAATGATTCAATGGTGGTTTATGGTAAAATTGGATCTTTTTTGTGGTTGTTTACTGGCGATTTGGAAGAAAGCGGGGAAAAGAACTTATTAAAACAATACCCTTATTTAAGAGCAGATATTTTGAAAGTTGGGCATCATGGCAGTCAAACTTCTTCCAGCAAGCTGTTTATCGAAACCTTAGACCCAAAATTGGCTTTGATTTCATGCGGGTTAAACAATCGCTTCAAACATCCTAATGAAGAAGTGCTGCAGCGTATTGAAGAAGTTGGAGCAAAAGTTTACCGAACAGATCTTAACGGCGCAATTCATTATCGTTACTTAGAACTAAACCAGAAAATGTATTTAGAAACCATTCAAACGATTTTGAAATAAAAAAAGAACTTGCAAATTCAATCCTAGCTTTGTACCATGAGAGAAGAACAAGAAAGTGGTGGAATGCGTTGGATTTTGCAAGAGAAATAGCCAAACTAAAAAAAGGCGAGAGCGCTCCAGTTTATTTAGTATTAGGAACAGAATCATATTTAGCTGGAATTGCCAGAGACACATTTATTCAATCCATCTTAAAAGAGGACGAGATTGATTTGAATTTTGGCGCTTATGATATGGAAGAAGTCCCGCTTGGAGTAGCGTTAGACGATGCAGAGTCCATCCCTTTTTTTGGAGATCATCGATTAGTTATCATTGATCGTCCTCTTTTTTTAACCGGTGAAAGAACCAAATCAAAAGTTGAACACGATATAAAATGGTTTGAACAATACTTGAATCATCCTTCTGATACAACCGTTTTAGTCGTTTTTGCCCCTTATGAAAAGTTAGATGAACGCAAAAAAATTACGAAATTACTGAAAAAAACGGCTACTTTGATCGAAGTTGCAGCGTTATCAGAAAAAGAAATGCGGCACTATTTAAAAGATACCATTGAAAATGAAGGGTTTAAAATATCTCCGGAAGCTTTTGAATTGTTCATTCAATTAACAGATGCTAAACTTTCAGTTGCAATGGCGGAATTGCCAAAATTGTTTCTTTTCGGACAAGACACCAAATTGATCACTAAAGAAGCTGTCAACGAATTAGTCGCTAAATCATTGGAACAAAATATTTTTGCATTAAATGAATATGTTTTGAAAAAGGATGTCGGTTCAGCACTTAATTTATATCAAGACTTGTTATTGCAAAAAGAAGATCCCATAAAAATCAACGCG is a genomic window of Carnobacterium sp. CP1 containing:
- a CDS encoding CAP-associated domain-containing protein codes for the protein MKTILRALPIFILLMMLIYWVPQIASNSPSEIITQKTKLQEVKKESNSNQSTLLKQDTLPEAGMGEYMGKAIETIQEKYGEPLRIDQTAYGYDWWVYGEDEQDYFQIGVSHEGKITNVFVLGSQLDVSPFQIGMDVTEIYQIAMFYPTFSIDYQEETYMLELSENDLNFHPLISFENQTFAILMVDRKTNEVNAVRYLDKRSLLQLGVYEIASQTPVPPVKHQDEELNDIYASNHREILEILNNLRQRYEIPELVYSEELSSIADSVFSYQEKLYAADLLEKDNAEVQKQLDEEKSSSEGTLDDDSEIEAFIEEDATTEETQLGDYPPLTSEQIQMKLEMEQVKVADTRVLYFDQSADSTWLTTFWFSLENQRRLLTDPEMKRFGISFRSQEVLLMLDKEAENSE
- a CDS encoding YlbG family protein, whose amino-acid sequence is MELVLNERQGLIVWVYSLRHLKTLKRFGLIHYVSKKMKYVVIYINRSDMEMTEKKIKELHFVRQVEPSYRPLINMDFKETLEKIAPRKEAEGVVEIKEDPLAINDMSDRK
- a CDS encoding DNA internalization-related competence protein ComEC/Rec2: MKDYFLFAAIFCLLVTVTVLTQGHWLSLLLLVLLFFRICATHKRNLLLGTLLLAVFIAFITNIHQWTNRTTLSSNEQSFFMKVDTATLKIDGDRVQFYGTVQATPTNQQVSEKLVVFYTLLTETEKIQWQSLPAEVLLKINGELSVPENNRNQYQFNYRSFLYRKKIHWILNAETIEEVPQSEPSILERVGFKQLRKAVLTHIDQRMTPKIASYVKTLLFADIGALDQTIMQNFKNIGIVHLLSISGLHIQFFLTGLVYCFWRIGVTKETTFYWMLLLLPFYGSLAGWGTSVYRSLVMGLILLASSHFRWSISSLDVWSWTLLSALVLNPYQIYSVGFQLSYLLSLVLLLLSSSFLNRSRPALITSLMISFLMVLVSIPILSFHFFEFSWIGVLTNLIFVPVFTWVLLPLFILLFFLSFILFPFPFYQSILHAVGLLIEAVEWLVQWFSKFPFAVIVTGRVPLTLTVLLTLSLIFFLITLEADQKVKKKRIYSVFLVAMTLFVFVFYQKYSPFGEVIIVDVGQGDAILMKDPFGKGHYLMDTGGSLLFEKEKWQLRERQTTVASRVLIPVLKSHGITSLDQVFISHGDEDHAGALRELAQTIRVKELLFPAGTTQKAAFRTTVLELAEKGTLMQEVLASKESITMLNQSLMVLWPFSSGAGENNDSMVVYGKIGSFLWLFTGDLEESGEKNLLKQYPYLRADILKVGHHGSQTSSSKLFIETLDPKLALISCGLNNRFKHPNEEVLQRIEEVGAKVYRTDLNGAIHYRYLELNQKMYLETIQTILK
- a CDS encoding SepM family pheromone-processing serine protease codes for the protein MKKQTVLKRIGWVSLILLIILGFFLPLPYYIEAPGSAVHLSELIEVNNQKDKNAGSYMLTTVSIRQATPLTYWMKYLPFHEGVTEEELFGMTTTSEEYDNLQKYYMDSSINAAIELAYQTAGETYTLTYNGIYVMSILPGSGFAGKLEIGDTVSALDGQTFKSSAEFMDYVKQQKIGQDLTVTYQRDGIAGVVTAPLMEMEQKVPGLGISLVDHTTIETAIPVIIKTDEIGGPSAGFMFALQVYTQLVGEDLRQGQEIAGTGTISPDGTIGRIGGIEKKVAAADKEGATIFFAPDDTIDPVIRKQYPALQSNYQEALKAAAEIGTEMTVVPVKSFQDAIDYLKELK
- a CDS encoding ComEA family DNA-binding protein, encoding MIVLGVLAAVAFMKPANVESTDVLTNYLEDSTRLEGREETDTNEAASSEEGGNKTDETKTIYVDIKGAVHLPGVYEIQSDLRLIDVIALAGGLLPTANQNGVNMAQKLADQMMIIIPETGAAEDETINQTVTIVTPEEAVEEAGGKVNLNKATIQELQTLSGIGEKKAERILQYRQENGSFKTTEELKEVSGIGEKTFEALEAFITVGAE
- the rsmD gene encoding 16S rRNA (guanine(966)-N(2))-methyltransferase RsmD; amino-acid sequence: MRVISGEYGGRKLKAVPGINTRPTTDKVKESLFNIIGPYFDGGNCLDLFAGSGSLSIEAVSRGCDHAVLVDQSPAAIKTIKENITMTKEPAKFEVFRNDANRSIEALASKKRTFDLLFLDPPYMEQDIVKQIEKIMAANLLTNQALIICEVGRKVDLPVEINRAKAFRTEIYGASKIVMYQVSEEGVVADV
- a CDS encoding TspO/MBR family protein, whose translation is MKVKKQFFMYLAFAIMITVNALANILPLNGYQTGEISNLYPVLFTPAGYVFSIWSVIYIGLFLWLLSFSMKKQRLSNAQYGGFLVTCLFNALWIIAWHYLYDGLALLIITGLLVSIFYLYQTQRHKNKSTLMLLPISLYLGWIIVATLTNLSYWLVASIEIGASFQFALTYVLFVLTTVLAFSILYFLKDWGIIAVFIWAMIGIFVKNQAAHTTLALTVLGLTILIGIAALGYWWWVRKKQTPKYHF
- the holA gene encoding DNA polymerase III subunit delta — translated: MDFAREIAKLKKGESAPVYLVLGTESYLAGIARDTFIQSILKEDEIDLNFGAYDMEEVPLGVALDDAESIPFFGDHRLVIIDRPLFLTGERTKSKVEHDIKWFEQYLNHPSDTTVLVVFAPYEKLDERKKITKLLKKTATLIEVAALSEKEMRHYLKDTIENEGFKISPEAFELFIQLTDAKLSVAMAELPKLFLFGQDTKLITKEAVNELVAKSLEQNIFALNEYVLKKDVGSALNLYQDLLLQKEDPIKINAIMTTQFRLLIQIKILEKKGYQQGDIAKLLKVHPYRVKLGIQQMRKFKEQALLEAYNGLIEAEYRLKTGQGNREMQFELFVLQFSGGR
- a CDS encoding ComE operon protein 2, translating into MERIPWDQYFMSQSLLLSLRSTCKRLTVGATIVREKRIIAGGYNGSVGGDIHCIDEGCYVVDGHCLRTIHAEMNAILQCAKFGAQTEGAEIYVTHFPCLQCTKMILQAGIKKIYYLEDYHNNPYALNLIEQAHVQCQKVSLPENFFKELAF
- the coaD gene encoding pantetheine-phosphate adenylyltransferase → MSKVALFPGSFDPFTNGHVDTVERAAKVFDRVVIAVATNTSKKSLFNTGEKMELIQQAVAHIGNVEVMEHSGGLTISLAQQIGADAMIRGLRNIQDFEYEMNIAAMNKLQDAEIETVILMASEKYRFLSSSLIKEVASFGGDISELVPANVNHAVKEKYNNTEA